In bacterium (Candidatus Blackallbacteria) CG13_big_fil_rev_8_21_14_2_50_49_14, the following are encoded in one genomic region:
- a CDS encoding flagellar hook-basal body complex protein FliE: protein MELSGINPLENLSAELPQSSAPKPKSDFAAVFNQSIEDLNAVQHQSKELSNRFAAGENVELHDVMVASQEADIAMRLAVTMRNQVLEAYREIIRMPV from the coding sequence ATGGAACTTTCTGGTATCAACCCACTTGAAAATCTTTCTGCTGAACTTCCTCAAAGCAGTGCCCCCAAACCCAAGAGTGATTTTGCGGCAGTCTTTAATCAATCGATTGAAGACTTAAATGCCGTTCAGCATCAATCCAAGGAACTTTCCAACCGCTTTGCTGCGGGAGAAAATGTTGAACTTCACGACGTGATGGTCGCCTCTCAAGAAGCAGATATTGCGATGCGTTTGGCCGTTACCATGCGCAACCAGGTGCTTGAAGCCTACCGTGAAATCATCCGCATGCCTGTTTAA
- the fliF gene encoding flagellar M-ring protein FliF: MAASYLQRLRDDTSKFLGNLSQTQKIGLGALSLVSIAALIALLIWAQQPQWATLYAELGSKDAALMVEYLKEKQILYQLRSQPQGTQILVPQQKVHDLRLEMAAQDLPKEGGVVGFELFDKDTMGITNNLFDLNYQRALAGELARTIMQMDAVERARVHLAIPKKQLFTQLEEPATASVTLRLKSGVTLSTEQVKGISKLVANSVPGLQQKHVSVTDTEGNLLYDSEMNEGENGQESTRVNGQRLEYQRTLEKRIRQDVEKILVQVVGQGNVTVQAKAELDFDKEETVSKEYTPTTGTKPNVVPAVRSEKESTENGQGSQTSPGGVPGVTSNIPTYQEVNGGSDNSFNRKEVVRNYEVPEVQTKRIKSPGQIRRLTLSVAINSLSPALNSGVSNLRPDDPILKNLRELAVGAAGLDSTRGDTIAIHALPFDDTSVRNEQEAMEQASNRDFWRNLLTTGAVSLGVLALLFVIYLAFGRRRVPTEGELVSEDSLLVQQNEGFALDDLPELPGLSEAAARRTRALRGLTQMAQEDPARMARLLRLWMTENN; this comes from the coding sequence ATGGCAGCCAGTTATCTTCAGCGACTCCGGGATGATACTTCAAAATTTCTCGGAAACCTTTCTCAAACCCAGAAAATTGGCTTGGGTGCGCTTTCGCTTGTCTCCATTGCTGCGCTGATTGCCTTGTTGATTTGGGCTCAGCAGCCGCAATGGGCGACTCTGTATGCCGAATTGGGCAGCAAAGATGCGGCTTTGATGGTCGAGTATCTCAAAGAAAAACAAATCCTTTACCAATTGCGCAGCCAACCCCAGGGAACTCAGATTCTTGTGCCGCAGCAAAAGGTGCATGATCTGCGTCTTGAAATGGCGGCTCAGGATTTGCCCAAAGAAGGGGGCGTGGTGGGCTTTGAACTCTTTGACAAAGACACCATGGGCATTACCAATAACCTTTTTGATCTCAATTACCAGCGAGCCTTGGCGGGGGAATTGGCCCGCACCATTATGCAGATGGATGCCGTTGAAAGGGCACGGGTGCATCTGGCGATTCCCAAAAAACAATTGTTTACCCAACTTGAAGAGCCTGCTACTGCCTCTGTGACCCTGCGTTTAAAATCGGGTGTGACCTTGAGTACTGAACAGGTCAAGGGAATCAGCAAACTGGTGGCCAACTCCGTACCCGGTTTGCAGCAAAAGCATGTTTCTGTCACCGATACAGAGGGCAATTTGCTCTATGACAGTGAAATGAACGAAGGCGAAAACGGGCAGGAATCAACCCGTGTCAATGGTCAACGCTTGGAGTACCAGCGTACACTTGAAAAACGGATCCGCCAGGATGTTGAAAAGATTCTGGTGCAAGTGGTAGGGCAAGGCAATGTCACGGTTCAGGCCAAGGCAGAACTTGATTTCGACAAAGAAGAAACGGTTAGCAAAGAATATACCCCGACCACGGGCACGAAACCCAATGTGGTACCCGCTGTGCGCAGTGAAAAAGAGAGCACCGAAAATGGTCAGGGTTCTCAAACCTCACCGGGCGGCGTTCCGGGGGTTACCAGCAATATTCCCACTTATCAGGAAGTGAATGGGGGCAGCGACAACTCCTTTAATCGCAAAGAGGTGGTTCGCAATTACGAGGTTCCAGAAGTACAGACCAAACGGATTAAATCGCCCGGTCAAATTCGCCGTTTGACTTTGTCGGTGGCGATCAACAGTCTCTCACCGGCTCTAAATTCCGGTGTCTCTAACTTACGCCCTGATGATCCGATACTTAAAAACTTAAGAGAACTGGCTGTGGGGGCTGCGGGTCTCGATTCCACCCGTGGTGACACGATTGCGATTCATGCCTTGCCTTTTGATGATACGAGTGTCCGCAATGAACAGGAAGCCATGGAGCAAGCTTCGAATCGTGATTTCTGGCGAAACCTGCTGACAACGGGGGCTGTCTCACTGGGTGTATTGGCGCTTTTGTTTGTGATTTACCTCGCCTTTGGACGGCGGCGGGTGCCGACCGAGGGCGAGCTGGTATCAGAAGATTCTCTGTTGGTGCAGCAGAATGAAGGGTTTGCTTTGGATGATTTACCTGAATTACCGGGTCTGTCTGAGGCGGCGGCGCGTAGAACCCGTGCTTTGCGTGGGCTGACGCAAATGGCGCAGGAAGATCCCGCGCGAATGGCCCGTCTCTTGCGGCTCTGGATGACAGAAAACAATTAA
- a CDS encoding flagellar motor switch protein FliG produces MSTYRELLESAGNSDPSLMGRKKVALILIALGPELSSMILRHFDETEVEDLAMEISTMRQTEHEVVNRVLEEFYELARSSEMMAIGGQDYAETLLRNAFGDARANRVLGKIDVLQEKDSLPFETFRKADPAQVAHLIQNEHPQTISLILAYLKPEQAAVVLSNLSDDLQIEVSTRMATMERAGLEVVKDIEAILQSKFSSVLKHDRGTHVGGVKSLAEVLNRVDRSTERNIIENLERFDPELAESVKKLMFVFDDLIILDDRGIQRLLRELDSKDLALALKGANEDVQSKIFRNMSERASTMLQDDMESMGPVRLKDVEETQQKIVNIIRRLEEAGEIVISHGGEDIVI; encoded by the coding sequence ATGTCTACCTATCGGGAATTGTTAGAGTCTGCTGGAAACAGTGATCCTTCATTGATGGGACGTAAGAAAGTCGCATTGATTCTGATTGCCTTGGGTCCAGAGCTTTCTTCGATGATTCTGCGGCATTTTGATGAAACTGAAGTGGAAGACCTGGCCATGGAGATTTCGACCATGCGTCAAACCGAGCACGAGGTGGTCAACCGTGTGCTTGAAGAGTTTTATGAATTGGCGCGCTCCAGTGAAATGATGGCCATTGGGGGACAAGATTACGCCGAAACGCTCTTGCGAAATGCCTTTGGCGATGCGCGAGCCAATCGGGTTTTGGGTAAAATAGATGTGCTTCAGGAAAAAGACAGTTTGCCCTTTGAGACTTTCCGCAAAGCAGATCCGGCTCAGGTGGCTCATTTAATTCAAAATGAGCATCCCCAGACGATTTCGTTGATTCTGGCTTACCTTAAGCCTGAGCAGGCTGCTGTGGTACTTTCGAATTTAAGTGATGATCTTCAAATTGAAGTCTCGACCCGGATGGCGACCATGGAAAGAGCTGGACTTGAGGTTGTCAAAGATATTGAAGCGATTTTACAGTCTAAATTTTCATCGGTTCTCAAGCATGACAGAGGCACACATGTGGGCGGGGTGAAGAGTCTTGCCGAAGTGCTGAACCGTGTCGATCGCAGTACCGAGCGCAATATCATTGAAAATCTTGAACGCTTTGATCCTGAATTGGCTGAATCTGTAAAAAAACTGATGTTTGTTTTCGATGACTTGATCATTCTCGATGACCGTGGCATTCAGCGTCTTTTGCGTGAATTAGACAGCAAAGATTTGGCTTTGGCGCTGAAAGGTGCCAATGAGGATGTGCAGAGTAAGATTTTCCGCAATATGTCAGAACGTGCTTCCACCATGCTTCAGGATGATATGGAATCGATGGGCCCCGTGCGTTTGAAAGATGTTGAAGAAACCCAGCAAAAAATTGTGAATATTATCCGCAGACTGGAAGAGGCAGGTGAAATTGTCATCAGTCACGGTGGAGAAGATATTGTCATCTGA
- a CDS encoding transcriptional regulator yields the protein MSITSVPLLDLSRTHQALETELQAAFLRVLHANGYILGPEVSQFESACADYLGVKHAIGVSSGSDALILALMALEIGPGDEVICPSYTFFATAGAIWRLGARPVFIDCDLTAYNIDLEQIEAQITPQTKAVIPVHLFGQTVALEPLRKLCDSRGIALIEDAAQAIGAAWKNQPAGSVGDFGCFSFFPSKNLGGFGDGGLLTTQSDELAERARILRVHGSKPKYYHHFVGGNFRLDALQAALLNVKLPHCESYAHHRQEKAEHYTRLLNESGVAEQIHLPAPLSTDYKHVYNQYVIRVKTPEDRESLQKYLSSRQIGTAIYYPVPLHLQACFKSLGYQAGDLPNSEWAAQTTLALPIFPELRLEEQEYVAEALLCWTAR from the coding sequence ATGAGTATTACATCGGTTCCTCTGCTCGATTTATCAAGAACGCACCAGGCTCTGGAAACAGAACTTCAAGCCGCCTTTTTACGGGTGCTTCACGCCAATGGTTATATTTTAGGGCCCGAGGTCAGTCAGTTTGAGAGTGCCTGTGCAGACTATCTGGGGGTCAAACACGCCATTGGCGTCTCCTCAGGCTCGGACGCCCTGATTTTAGCCTTGATGGCTTTGGAGATTGGGCCTGGCGATGAGGTGATTTGCCCAAGTTATACCTTCTTTGCCACCGCGGGTGCCATCTGGCGGCTGGGGGCCCGTCCTGTTTTTATCGATTGCGATCTCACCGCTTACAATATTGATTTAGAACAGATCGAAGCCCAGATCACGCCCCAGACCAAAGCCGTGATCCCCGTTCATCTCTTTGGCCAGACCGTAGCACTTGAACCGCTGCGAAAACTCTGCGACAGCCGGGGTATCGCCTTGATCGAAGATGCGGCTCAAGCGATTGGTGCGGCCTGGAAAAATCAGCCTGCGGGCAGCGTTGGAGACTTTGGCTGTTTTTCATTTTTCCCTTCAAAAAATCTGGGGGGCTTTGGGGATGGGGGCCTGCTCACGACCCAATCGGATGAACTGGCTGAAAGAGCCCGAATTTTAAGAGTCCATGGTTCGAAGCCCAAATACTACCATCATTTCGTAGGCGGAAATTTCCGTTTAGATGCCTTGCAGGCTGCCCTTCTGAATGTCAAATTGCCCCATTGTGAGAGCTATGCTCACCATCGACAGGAAAAGGCAGAGCATTATACGCGTCTCTTGAACGAAAGCGGTGTGGCAGAACAGATTCACCTGCCAGCCCCCCTCTCTACTGATTATAAGCATGTTTATAATCAATACGTGATTCGGGTCAAAACGCCAGAAGATCGCGAAAGCCTACAAAAGTATCTGAGTTCACGCCAAATTGGAACTGCCATTTACTATCCCGTGCCCTTGCATTTGCAAGCCTGTTTTAAAAGCTTGGGCTATCAAGCAGGGGATTTGCCCAACTCAGAATGGGCTGCCCAGACCACACTGGCCCTGCCGATTTTTCCTGAATTGCGTTTAGAAGAGCAGGAATACGTGGCAGAAGCACTGCTTTGCTGGACAGCCCGCTAG
- a CDS encoding N-acetyltransferase, with amino-acid sequence MKPEYFAHESSYIDQPCEIGAGTKIWHFCHISKDAKLGRNCNLGQNVFIASGVEIGNRVKIQNNVSVYTGTVIEEDVFLGPSCVLTNVSNPRSQVNRQTLYETTRLRRGCSIGANATLVCGIEIGCYAFVGAGAVVTENVPDYALMLGVPAKQVGWMSRHGQRLPEANPEGIRVCPESGFRYQEISPGHMRCLDLDEAEPLPENLTKGQFSYDYFKNKDKA; translated from the coding sequence ATGAAACCTGAGTATTTCGCCCATGAATCCAGCTATATTGATCAGCCCTGCGAAATTGGCGCAGGCACCAAAATCTGGCATTTTTGCCATATTTCAAAAGACGCAAAATTGGGAAGAAATTGTAATCTGGGCCAAAATGTATTTATCGCCTCAGGTGTAGAAATTGGCAATCGGGTCAAGATTCAAAACAATGTCTCGGTTTATACAGGCACCGTGATCGAAGAGGATGTTTTTTTAGGGCCCTCCTGTGTCTTGACCAATGTGAGCAATCCCCGCTCACAAGTCAACCGCCAGACCCTCTATGAAACCACGCGTTTACGCAGGGGGTGCAGTATCGGCGCCAATGCGACTTTGGTCTGTGGCATTGAAATTGGATGTTATGCCTTTGTGGGCGCAGGCGCAGTCGTCACCGAAAATGTGCCGGATTACGCCTTGATGCTGGGGGTTCCCGCCAAGCAAGTGGGTTGGATGAGTCGTCATGGTCAGCGTTTGCCTGAGGCCAATCCAGAAGGGATTCGTGTCTGCCCTGAGAGCGGTTTTCGCTACCAGGAAATCAGCCCCGGACACATGCGTTGTCTGGATCTGGATGAAGCAGAGCCTTTGCCTGAAAACCTGACAAAAGGACAATTCTCCTACGATTATTTTAAAAACAAGGATAAAGCATGA
- a CDS encoding oxidoreductase, whose translation MDREKQSLKNPKIAVLGCGYWGKNLVRNFYQLGALGAVVDPTETGMATAANLAPEVPIYEHPETVFSDPEIAGVVIATPAVTHAQLIEQALSAGKDVFCEKPLALRYEDAFKVSKLAENQNKILMVGHILEYHPAILKLRALIAEGQLGKIQYIYSNRLNLGKVRREENILWSFAPHDIAVILRLVGELPFQIIATGGSYIQSNIADITVTQMAFDNGLSAHIFISWLNPFKEQKLVVVGSQRMAVFDDVNKSLILYDQRVDLKEEGPVPIKGEGKAIEYSDDEPLRLECLAFLQALVDRQPPLTDAHSGLRVLKVLQAAQRSLITHGQTILLPMEG comes from the coding sequence CTGGATCGTGAGAAACAAAGTTTGAAAAACCCAAAAATTGCTGTTCTGGGCTGTGGCTATTGGGGCAAGAACCTGGTTCGAAATTTTTACCAACTCGGTGCCCTGGGGGCTGTTGTTGACCCGACTGAAACGGGTATGGCCACAGCAGCAAACCTTGCGCCTGAAGTCCCCATCTATGAGCACCCAGAGACTGTCTTTTCAGATCCAGAGATTGCTGGGGTGGTGATAGCAACTCCAGCCGTCACCCACGCCCAACTGATTGAGCAGGCCTTAAGCGCTGGCAAAGATGTTTTCTGCGAAAAGCCCCTGGCTCTACGCTATGAAGATGCTTTCAAAGTTTCTAAACTGGCAGAAAATCAGAATAAAATTCTAATGGTCGGGCATATTCTCGAATACCATCCTGCCATATTGAAATTAAGAGCCCTGATTGCAGAAGGTCAATTGGGAAAAATTCAATATATTTACTCCAACCGGCTTAATTTGGGAAAGGTGCGCAGAGAAGAAAATATTCTCTGGTCCTTTGCTCCGCATGATATTGCTGTCATTTTGAGGTTGGTGGGAGAGCTTCCTTTTCAGATCATTGCCACGGGAGGAAGTTATATCCAAAGCAATATTGCCGATATCACCGTCACACAAATGGCTTTTGACAATGGTCTTTCGGCGCATATTTTTATTTCCTGGCTCAATCCCTTTAAGGAGCAAAAACTTGTGGTCGTAGGTTCTCAACGCATGGCAGTATTTGATGATGTGAATAAATCCCTGATACTGTATGACCAGCGTGTAGATCTAAAAGAAGAAGGACCGGTTCCAATCAAAGGCGAAGGCAAAGCGATCGAATATTCAGACGATGAACCCCTGCGGCTGGAATGTCTGGCCTTTCTTCAGGCCCTTGTAGATCGCCAGCCCCCGCTGACAGATGCCCACAGTGGGCTCAGGGTACTCAAAGTTTTACAAGCGGCCCAACGCTCGTTGATTACACACGGGCAAACGATTCTCTTGCCCATGGAAGGATAA
- a CDS encoding transcriptional regulator: MGVSPVLNKKKKAERQIYTLPEAQKGPNRALELDRLIHERIRLGIVSALAVNESLGFNELKLILETSDGNLSVHARKLEEAGYLTCEKFFEGRMPKTEYRLTETGRKALERYLNHMEALIQTMRNQGETEE; this comes from the coding sequence ATGGGGGTTAGTCCCGTGTTGAATAAAAAAAAGAAAGCAGAACGGCAAATTTATACTTTGCCTGAAGCTCAAAAAGGACCCAATCGCGCACTAGAATTGGATCGTCTGATTCATGAACGCATTCGCTTGGGAATTGTGAGTGCTTTGGCTGTGAATGAATCACTGGGTTTCAATGAACTCAAACTGATTCTTGAAACCAGCGATGGCAATTTGAGTGTGCATGCCCGGAAATTGGAAGAAGCGGGTTATCTTACCTGCGAGAAATTTTTTGAGGGCCGCATGCCCAAAACAGAATACCGCTTGACTGAAACAGGCCGCAAAGCCTTGGAACGTTATTTGAACCATATGGAGGCCCTGATTCAGACCATGCGCAATCAGGGTGAAACTGAGGAGTAA
- the uppS gene encoding di-trans,poly-cis-decaprenylcistransferase yields the protein MQQSSFNSFSPLHAAIILDGNGRWAQNKGWPRVAGHQSGAKTVRTIVEAAPDAGIGTLTLYAFSSDNWRRPGYEVKALMKLFSEYLKTETPRCLANDVRLSIIGRRDRFSDGLRAAIVRAEQATLAGKKLHLRVALDYSARDMILEAARQLHAFDGDFDRETFSRLVTQSDPVGERIPDVDILIRTGGEQRLSDFLLWECAYAEFFFVEKMWPDFSPADLQQVVGEFCSRDRRFGGLNQLSQQVVAG from the coding sequence ATGCAGCAAAGCTCTTTTAATTCTTTTTCACCACTGCATGCGGCGATCATTTTGGATGGCAATGGACGTTGGGCCCAAAACAAAGGCTGGCCCCGTGTAGCCGGTCACCAGTCTGGGGCCAAAACTGTACGCACGATTGTGGAAGCGGCTCCTGATGCAGGAATTGGCACGCTGACACTCTATGCTTTTTCTTCAGATAATTGGCGCAGACCCGGATATGAGGTCAAAGCCCTGATGAAACTTTTTTCTGAATATTTAAAAACCGAGACTCCCCGTTGTTTGGCCAATGATGTCAGACTCTCGATTATCGGGCGTCGGGATCGCTTCTCAGATGGCTTGCGGGCCGCAATTGTCCGTGCTGAACAGGCGACTTTGGCAGGAAAAAAACTTCATCTGCGGGTCGCCTTGGACTATTCCGCCCGCGATATGATTCTTGAGGCTGCCCGTCAATTGCATGCTTTTGATGGGGATTTTGACCGAGAAACCTTTTCGCGCTTGGTCACACAAAGTGATCCGGTAGGTGAACGCATTCCCGATGTGGATATTTTGATCCGCACGGGTGGCGAACAACGTCTCAGCGATTTTTTGCTCTGGGAATGTGCCTATGCAGAGTTTTTCTTTGTCGAGAAAATGTGGCCTGATTTTTCACCCGCTGATTTGCAGCAGGTGGTCGGCGAGTTTTGCAGTCGGGATCGCCGCTTTGGGGGCTTGAATCAACTCAGTCAACAGGTGGTGGCTGGCTAG
- a CDS encoding B12-binding domain-containing radical SAM protein, translating into MRVKMILPALTEAKSPYWRPIKYSLFPPLGLATLAGYLDPDDPVVLQDEHVETLDLEDAPDLVLIQVYITNAFRAYALADYYRSRGAHVALGGLHVTSLPEEAAVHADTLFLGPAEEAFPRFLADFRRGQTEKVYVSRSRSLVDLPLLRRDLIRRSRYFVPNSLVVTRGCPHRCDFCYKEAFFEGGRSFYTQPVEQALTEIERLPGKHLYFLDDHLLGNRRFARELFAGLKGMKRVFQGAATVDSILRDDLIERAAEAGLRSLFVGFETLSEDNLRSSSKFQNLGQDYARAIQRLHDLGIMINGSFVFGLDHDGPDVFQRTVDWGIRMGLTTATYHILTPYPGTSLFQRLEAEGRILHRDWPRYDTRQVVYQTQGLSAEALQQGYDWAYREFYAWSRIWQSAAQHSDFKHRLKHLAYTSGWKKFEPVWNFLIKHELLGHTRSWLETVLAEVKPTFSGSQESGGSTGPVQRINEVTRF; encoded by the coding sequence ATGCGCGTCAAAATGATTCTGCCCGCCTTAACAGAGGCCAAAAGTCCCTATTGGCGGCCGATCAAATACTCGCTTTTTCCCCCCTTGGGGCTGGCGACGCTGGCCGGTTATCTTGACCCCGATGACCCAGTGGTTTTGCAGGATGAGCATGTTGAAACACTGGATTTAGAGGATGCTCCCGATCTCGTTTTGATTCAGGTCTATATCACCAACGCTTTTCGGGCCTATGCCTTGGCTGATTATTACCGTTCACGGGGAGCCCATGTTGCTTTGGGCGGTTTGCATGTCACTTCTTTGCCCGAAGAAGCAGCAGTCCATGCCGATACTTTGTTTTTGGGGCCGGCTGAAGAGGCTTTTCCCCGCTTTCTTGCAGATTTTCGCAGGGGCCAGACTGAAAAAGTGTATGTTTCCCGTTCCCGCAGCCTGGTGGATTTGCCTTTGCTTCGTCGGGATTTGATTCGCCGTTCCCGCTACTTTGTTCCCAATTCTCTGGTGGTGACACGGGGCTGCCCTCATCGCTGTGATTTTTGTTATAAAGAAGCCTTCTTTGAGGGCGGGCGCTCGTTTTACACCCAGCCTGTGGAGCAGGCCTTAACAGAGATCGAACGCTTACCTGGCAAACACCTCTATTTTCTCGATGACCATCTTTTGGGAAACCGCCGCTTCGCACGCGAGCTTTTTGCCGGTTTAAAGGGCATGAAGCGTGTTTTTCAGGGGGCAGCAACGGTTGATTCAATTTTGCGGGATGATCTGATTGAGCGGGCCGCTGAGGCGGGCTTGCGCAGCCTTTTCGTGGGCTTTGAAACCCTCTCTGAAGACAATCTGCGCAGCAGTTCCAAGTTTCAGAACCTGGGGCAGGATTATGCCCGTGCGATTCAACGCCTTCACGATTTGGGGATTATGATCAACGGCAGTTTTGTCTTTGGCTTGGATCACGACGGCCCGGATGTCTTTCAACGCACGGTGGATTGGGGCATTCGCATGGGGCTGACCACAGCCACCTACCATATTTTAACGCCCTATCCTGGCACCTCACTTTTTCAGCGTTTGGAAGCAGAAGGTCGGATTTTGCATCGGGATTGGCCACGTTACGATACCCGTCAGGTGGTGTATCAGACCCAGGGCCTGAGTGCTGAGGCACTTCAACAAGGTTATGATTGGGCATACCGCGAATTTTATGCTTGGTCCAGGATTTGGCAATCCGCAGCCCAGCATTCAGACTTCAAGCACCGCTTGAAGCATTTGGCCTATACCTCAGGCTGGAAAAAATTTGAACCCGTTTGGAATTTTCTGATCAAGCATGAACTATTGGGACATACCCGCAGTTGGTTGGAGACGGTTTTGGCAGAGGTTAAACCCACCTTTTCAGGTTCGCAAGAATCGGGTGGAAGCACTGGGCCTGTTCAGCGTATAAATGAAGTTACCCGATTCTAA
- a CDS encoding 6-O-methylguanine DNA methyltransferase, with translation MMLTLAPEHYPLLEKSVAWLQDHYHEQPELAEIAEAAGFSPMHFQRIFKAGVGVSPKRFLQATTLKHARKLLKENSVLDTSLALGLSSPGRLHDLCVEGEAVAPGEMRSRGKGLEIFWGVHSTPFGPALFALSQRGLCELDFLPDQRCPELTPEEALRQKWPGARLIESPERTAFLPEQIFSTRPGPLTLYLQGTNFQLQVWQALLRIPEGQMTTYGAIARWLGKEQASRAVGSAVGQNPLSYLIPCHRVLRGDGGIGGYAGGLTRKRILLASETCACLD, from the coding sequence ATGATGTTGACACTTGCCCCCGAACATTACCCCCTGCTTGAAAAATCTGTGGCCTGGCTGCAGGATCATTACCATGAACAGCCTGAACTGGCTGAAATTGCTGAGGCTGCAGGTTTCAGCCCAATGCACTTTCAACGGATTTTTAAAGCAGGTGTAGGGGTCAGTCCCAAACGCTTTCTGCAGGCTACCACCTTGAAACACGCCCGAAAATTATTGAAGGAAAACAGTGTTTTAGATACCAGTCTGGCCTTGGGGCTTTCCAGCCCCGGACGTTTACATGACCTCTGCGTTGAAGGTGAAGCGGTTGCGCCGGGAGAAATGCGTTCACGCGGTAAAGGGCTCGAAATTTTCTGGGGAGTGCATTCCACACCCTTTGGGCCGGCTTTGTTTGCTCTTTCACAAAGAGGCCTGTGTGAACTGGATTTTCTGCCCGATCAGCGTTGCCCGGAGCTGACACCTGAAGAGGCCTTGCGGCAGAAATGGCCAGGGGCGCGTCTGATTGAAAGCCCTGAACGCACTGCTTTTTTGCCTGAGCAGATTTTTTCTACCCGACCGGGCCCGCTTACGCTTTATTTGCAAGGCACAAACTTTCAGCTTCAGGTTTGGCAAGCGCTTTTGCGTATTCCCGAAGGACAGATGACCACCTATGGGGCGATTGCCCGCTGGCTGGGCAAAGAGCAAGCTTCGCGTGCGGTCGGCAGTGCGGTGGGGCAAAACCCCCTCAGTTACTTGATTCCCTGCCACAGGGTTCTGCGGGGAGATGGGGGCATTGGCGGCTATGCGGGAGGCTTAACACGCAAGCGTATCCTCTTGGCCAGTGAAACCTGTGCCTGTTTGGATTAA
- a CDS encoding glycoside hydrolase family 1 protein, translating into MGLFEKLGYNKPISAGAGSVNYFKILFYSVWLAGSVAFFLPAQAETFLKFPEGFLWGTATAAYQVEGGIENDWSAAGLDAGKAAEHYEHYEEDFDDLEQMGTQIYRLSLEWARLEPEPGKYDLKALTHYREMLQSLNRRGIQPMVTVFHFTLPPWFVAKGGWTKEENIADFVRFTHWISAELKDEVNWWFTLNEPLVYAFKGYDAGQWPPFVKNRNLALRVIKHLILAHGQAYRAIHAEDPIAWVSFAKNISLLEPNWPANPLDQAMTGFQSYLFNETFWEAISKGELSFSVPGIEPIVIPPNADLKGSLDFIAFNYYTRYLIAADGSQKTRQGVPVTELNWEIYPEGMLKVLRMANQHAQKMKIPIFISENGLADGDDSQRPAYLVRHMAQIWQGIQEGIPVRGYLHWTLMDNYEWADGYAAKFGLMDIERNWRPSAWLFQDMIQQNGFPAQWLEKYKLPER; encoded by the coding sequence ATTGGTCTGTTTGAAAAGCTGGGGTACAATAAGCCTATCTCGGCAGGAGCAGGATCTGTGAATTATTTCAAAATTCTTTTTTATAGTGTATGGCTGGCAGGCAGTGTGGCTTTTTTTCTGCCTGCCCAAGCTGAAACCTTTCTCAAATTTCCTGAAGGATTTCTTTGGGGCACCGCCACAGCGGCTTATCAGGTTGAAGGTGGGATTGAAAATGATTGGAGCGCAGCCGGTCTTGATGCTGGCAAAGCGGCTGAACACTATGAACACTACGAAGAAGATTTTGATGATCTTGAGCAAATGGGAACCCAGATTTACCGCTTGTCTTTGGAATGGGCCCGTCTCGAACCTGAGCCTGGAAAATACGATTTAAAAGCGCTGACCCATTACCGTGAAATGCTTCAGTCGCTGAACCGGCGGGGCATTCAGCCGATGGTTACCGTCTTTCACTTTACGCTGCCGCCTTGGTTTGTCGCCAAAGGTGGCTGGACAAAGGAAGAAAATATCGCAGATTTTGTGCGTTTTACGCATTGGATCAGTGCCGAATTGAAAGATGAAGTCAATTGGTGGTTTACCCTCAATGAGCCTTTGGTGTATGCCTTTAAAGGCTACGATGCGGGTCAATGGCCCCCTTTTGTTAAGAATCGCAATCTGGCCCTGCGCGTGATCAAACATTTGATTCTGGCCCATGGCCAGGCGTATCGGGCGATCCATGCCGAAGACCCGATTGCCTGGGTTTCTTTTGCCAAGAATATTTCCCTGTTGGAGCCGAATTGGCCAGCCAACCCTTTGGACCAAGCCATGACGGGTTTTCAAAGTTATTTATTTAATGAAACTTTTTGGGAGGCGATTTCCAAAGGGGAATTGAGTTTTAGCGTGCCGGGCATTGAGCCGATTGTGATTCCCCCCAATGCGGATTTAAAGGGCAGCTTGGATTTTATTGCCTTTAACTACTATACCCGTTATCTGATTGCCGCCGATGGCAGTCAGAAAACACGTCAAGGCGTGCCTGTGACAGAATTGAACTGGGAAATTTATCCCGAAGGCATGCTCAAGGTGCTGCGCATGGCCAATCAGCATGCTCAAAAAATGAAGATTCCGATTTTTATCAGTGAAAATGGTTTGGCAGATGGTGATGACAGCCAGCGGCCTGCCTATTTAGTGCGCCATATGGCCCAGATATGGCAAGGGATTCAGGAAGGAATTCCAGTGCGAGGCTATCTGCACTGGACCCTCATGGACAATTACGAATGGGCTGATGGCTATGCTGCCAAATTTGGTCTGATGGATATTGAACGCAATTGGCGGCCTTCGGCCTGGCTTTTTCAGGATATGATCCAGCAAAATGGGTTTCCCGCGCAATGGCTTGAGAAGTACAAGTTGCCTGAACGTTGA